Proteins encoded together in one Lathyrus oleraceus cultivar Zhongwan6 chromosome 5, CAAS_Psat_ZW6_1.0, whole genome shotgun sequence window:
- the LOC127079687 gene encoding uncharacterized protein LOC127079687, translated as MTTPRRNIFTLKYKEPKLDNLKGLISDLALSKRDEFGKNYGKTLSLLTKKVDYGIIGSLAQYYDPPLRRFTFVDFQLAPTLEEVERIMGLKLKDFNPFPKLEEEAGPKKIASALSINVPTVRDNWVEKGGCEGFAATFLEDLALEFKKKGNWNAFYDVLALLIHGIVLFPNVETFVDQVAIEVFLSGNPVPFLLADIYHALHARHEKRGGTLLCCAPLLYTWFMQHMPEEGPFVAKELKSPQRLASLTASSIIWYIREWETPDIIVSCGEFPNVSLLGTKGCINYNPMLSRMQHGYSMDGPPDAKDLQPFVVRKGKEFGKRNLLAKEPYTRWLKERVGEIHLPFILKASTFPKTPEPEPILPEDKEKLTTKVKELELENTELRIQMNRVILENQNLKEERKGKAQKLEDGNKRARLLEDQKDVLDHILIGSTSVIRTRKEELKKAEYKICELGRMLDKSLMDKKEIKLNFEAQIRELRDALKKCKEKLSREILQKE; from the exons atgacaactCCAAGGAGAAACATTTTCACGcttaagtacaaggaacctaagCTGGACAATCTGAAGGGTTTGATCTCTGATTTGGCTCTCAGTAAACGTGATGAGTTCGGGAAAAACTATGGGAAAACTTTGAGTCTTCTAACTAAGAAAGTTGACTATGGAATTATCGGCTCTTTGGCACAAtattatgatccacctctacgcCGTTTCACATTCGTTGATTTCCAActagctcctactttggaagaagttGAGAGAATCATGGGTCTCAAATTGAAAGATTTCAATCCGTTTCCAAAGCTCGAAGAAGAAGCGGGCCCAAAGAAGATAGCTTCAGCCCTAAGTATCAATGTCCCAACTGTTCGAGATAATTGGGTTGAAAAAGGGGGTTGCGAAGGTTTTGCCGCGACGTTTTTGGAAGATTTAGCTCTGGAGTTCAAGAAAAAGGGAAATTGGAATGCATTCTATGATGTGTTGGCTTTATTGATCCATGGGATTGTGCTCTTCCCAAATGTTGAAACATTTGTGGATCAGGTAGCCATAGAAGTCTTTCTCTCCGGCAATCCAGTACCATTTCTCTTAGCTGACATTTACCATGCCCTTCACGCTCGACATGAAAAGAGGGGTGGAACTTTGTTGTGCTGTGCTCCTTTGCTTTATACTTGGTTCATGCAACACATGCCCGAAGAAGGCCCTTTTGTAGCAAAAGAACTTAAGTCTCCTCAAAGATTAGCTTCTCTCACTGCAAGTTCCATCATATGGTATATCCGAGAGTGGGAAACCCCAGACATTATAGTCAGCTGTGGGGAATTTCCTAATGTATCGTTGTTGGGtactaagggttgcatcaattataaccctATGTTATCTCGAATGCAACATGGCTACTCCATGGATGGTCCTCCTGACGCAAAGGACTTACAACCATTT GTTGTTAGGAAGggtaaagagtttggaaaaagaaACCTTCTCGCCAAAGAACCTTACACTCGATGGTTGAAAGAAAGGGTTGGGGAAATCCATTTGCCATTTATCTTAAAGGCTTCAACCTTTCCCAAAACTCCTGAACCTGAGCCTATACTACCTGAAGACAAGGAGAAACTCACTACTAAGGTTAAGGAGCTCGAATTGGAGAATACTGAATTACGGATTCAGATGAACCGAGTTATCTTGGAAAATCAGAATTTGAAGGAGGAACGTAAGGGGAAAGCCCAGAAACTTGAGGATGGTAACAAGAGAGCCAGGCTATTGGAAGACCAGAAGGATGTTCTTGATCATATCCTTATAGGTTCCACATCAGTGATCCGAACCAGGAAGGAAGAGCTCAAGAAAGCTGAGTATAAGATCTGTGAGTTAGGGAGAATGTTGGATAAATCCCTTATGGATAAGAAAGAAATTAAGCTTAACTTTGAGGCACAGATCCGTGAACTGAGGGACGCTCTGAAGAAATGCAAGGAAAAGTTGTCTCGCGAGATACTCCAAAAGGAATAA